Proteins from a single region of Dysosmobacter acutus:
- the gpmI gene encoding 2,3-bisphosphoglycerate-independent phosphoglycerate mutase, translated as MNKTPTALIIMDGFGLSDAVDGNAIRAAKTPCLDQLFAEYAHTTLSASGLDVGLPEGQMGNSEVGHTNIGGGRVVFQDLPRITRSIEDGSFFQNEAYLRAMDQCLSKGTSLHLFGLLSTGGVHSHLNHLWALLKLAREKGLEKVYIHAFLDGRDTSPTSGAGFLEECVSKCAEIGVGKVATVMGRYYAMDRDKRWERLEAAYDAMVYGEGAAANPDPVAAVKASYEKGVTDEFVEPVVCDSDGCVGDNDSIIFFNFRPDRAREITRAFVDPEFDGFTHQYFPVTFVCNTEYDASMPNVEVAFPRIRVENGLGEYLSKLGLTQLRIAETEKYAHVTFFFNGGVETVFPGEDRVLVPSPKVPTYDMQPEMSAVEVCDKCVERIESGAYDVIILNFANCDMVGHTGVFDAAVKAVETVDECVGRVVNATLKMGGIAMVTADHGNAEQMKQSDGSPMTAHSTNPVPFILCGAGAELRSGRLADIAPTILDVMGLQCPQEMDGKTLIIK; from the coding sequence ATGAATAAAACACCTACCGCATTGATCATTATGGATGGGTTCGGCCTGTCCGACGCCGTGGACGGCAATGCCATCCGCGCCGCCAAGACCCCCTGCCTGGACCAGCTGTTCGCTGAATACGCCCACACCACCCTCTCCGCCTCCGGGCTGGATGTGGGGCTGCCGGAAGGCCAGATGGGCAACAGCGAAGTGGGCCATACCAACATCGGCGGCGGCCGGGTGGTTTTCCAGGACCTGCCCCGCATCACCCGCTCCATTGAGGACGGCTCCTTCTTTCAGAACGAGGCCTATCTCCGCGCCATGGACCAGTGCCTCAGCAAGGGCACCTCGCTGCACCTGTTCGGCCTGCTCTCCACCGGCGGCGTACATTCCCACCTGAACCACCTGTGGGCCCTTTTGAAGCTGGCCAGGGAAAAGGGTCTGGAGAAGGTCTATATCCATGCCTTCCTGGATGGGCGCGACACCTCTCCCACCTCCGGGGCAGGATTTTTGGAGGAGTGCGTCAGCAAGTGCGCAGAGATCGGCGTTGGCAAAGTGGCCACTGTGATGGGCCGCTACTACGCCATGGACCGCGACAAGCGCTGGGAGCGGCTGGAAGCCGCCTATGACGCCATGGTCTACGGCGAGGGCGCCGCTGCAAACCCCGATCCCGTTGCCGCGGTGAAGGCCTCCTATGAAAAGGGCGTCACCGACGAATTTGTGGAGCCGGTGGTCTGCGACAGCGACGGCTGCGTGGGCGACAACGACAGCATTATTTTCTTCAACTTCCGCCCCGACCGGGCCCGAGAGATCACCCGGGCCTTTGTGGACCCGGAGTTTGACGGCTTTACCCATCAGTATTTCCCCGTGACCTTTGTGTGCAACACCGAGTACGACGCCTCCATGCCCAACGTGGAGGTGGCCTTCCCCCGCATCCGTGTGGAAAACGGTCTGGGCGAGTATCTGAGCAAGTTGGGGCTGACCCAGCTGCGCATTGCCGAAACGGAGAAGTACGCCCATGTCACCTTCTTTTTCAACGGCGGCGTGGAAACGGTTTTCCCTGGAGAGGACCGGGTGCTGGTGCCCTCTCCCAAGGTGCCCACCTATGACATGCAGCCGGAGATGAGTGCCGTGGAGGTCTGCGACAAGTGTGTGGAGCGGATTGAGTCCGGTGCCTATGACGTCATTATCCTCAATTTTGCCAACTGCGACATGGTGGGCCATACCGGCGTCTTTGACGCGGCGGTCAAGGCGGTGGAGACTGTGGACGAGTGTGTGGGCCGGGTGGTGAACGCCACGCTGAAGATGGGCGGCATCGCAATGGTCACCGCGGACCACGGCAACGCCGAGCAGATGAAGCAGTCCGACGGCAGCCCCATGACCGCTCACTCCACCAACCCGGTGCCCTTCATTCTCTGCGGCGCCGGCGCGGAGCTGCGCAGCGGAAGGCTGGCCGACATCGCCCCCACCATCCTTGATGTGATGGGTCTTCAGTGCCCGCAAGAGATGGACGGCAAAACGCTGATTATCAAGTAA